One Mugil cephalus isolate CIBA_MC_2020 chromosome 12, CIBA_Mcephalus_1.1, whole genome shotgun sequence DNA segment encodes these proteins:
- the LOC125017806 gene encoding CD209 antigen-like protein C → MEENYANVEPKPSTNHTGPTSSEESSYLGVTIFLGLLSIFLLLGLVTLVVFYGHSAAELSDIKGNMTVFLQTSKDKLSSMTEERDLLKANLIKMTEERDLLNANLTEMTEERDLLNISLTKITKEMERLQNLPKQILPRKTCPEGWKMFSCTCHFLSEASGSWDEGRQDCRNRGADLVVIDSPEEQTSISGFIKKDTWIGLNDTEKEGTWKWIDGTPMTLNYWGPNQPDNGGASGRWGEEDCAHISAGGNFPWNDASCSKSLPWMCEKIP, encoded by the exons ATGGAGGAAAATTATGCCAATGTTGAACCAAAACCTTCAACAAATCACACAG GTCCAACAAGCTCTGAGGAGAGTTCATATTTAGGTGTTACTATCTTTCTGGGACTGCTCAGTATTTTCCTGTTGCTTGGACTCGTCACTCTTGTTGTCTTTT ATGGTCACTCAGCTGCAGAGCTCTCTGACATCAAAGGCAACATGACTGTGTTTCTCCAGACCAGCAAAGACAAACTCTCCTCCATGACTGAGGAGAGAGACCTGCTGAAAGCCAACCTGATTAAAATGACTGAGGAGAGAGACCTTCTGAACGCCAACCTGACTGAAATGACTGAGGAGAGAGACCTGCTGAACATCAGCCTGACTAAAATAACTAAAGAGATGGAAAGACTTCAGAATTTGCCTAAACAGA TTCTTCCAAGGAAAACATGTCCTGAAGGATGGAAAATGTTCAGTTGTACCTGTCATTTCCTCTCTGAAGCGTCTGGTTCCTGGGATGAAGGCAGACAGGACTGTAGAAACAGAGGAGCAGATCTGGTGGTGATAGACAGCCCTGAAGAACAG ACGTCAATCTCTGGCTTCATCAAGAAAGACACTTGGATTGGTTTGAATGACACAGAAAAGGAAGGGACCTGGAAATGGATTGATGGGACTCCAATGACTCTGAA CTACTGGGGCCCAAATCAACCTGATAATGGAGGTGCAAGTGGCAGGTGGGGGGAAGAAGACTGTGCACACATCTCAGCCGGCGGCAACTTTCCTTGGAATGATGCTTCATGTTCAAAATCTCTGCCATGGATGTGTGAAAAAATACCATAA